The Scyliorhinus torazame isolate Kashiwa2021f chromosome 10, sScyTor2.1, whole genome shotgun sequence genome contains a region encoding:
- the LOC140430307 gene encoding TERF1-interacting nuclear factor 2-like: MAGWDIHTPNLGALPLRITSAALWISVTRHQTQNYERVLDFVNVIWKQVPGLVTYRHYLKLCIAFKAKLLMEMFVKRQSLLDILQTLEQYFPKVVVNDPKAERFSQRTTMPAAVSQTGSIVDPG, translated from the exons ATGGCGGGATGGGATATTCACACCCCcaatcttggagcattgccacttcGTATAACCTCTGCCGCGTTATGGATCAGTGTGACAAGACACCAGACACAGAATTACGAGAGAGTCCTGGACTTTGTGAATGTCATCTGGAAACAGGTTCCTGGCCTGGTCACTTATCGACATTACCTCAAACTCTGCATTGCTTTCAAAGCCAAG CTGCTGATGGAGATGTTTGTGAAGCGACAGAGTTTGTTGGACATTCTTCAGACCCTCGAGCAGTATTTTCCCAAAGTTGTTGTAAATGATCCCAAGGCA gagagattctcACAAAGAACGACAATGCCGGCTGCAGTTTCGCAAACTGGTTCTATTGTTGATCCGGGATGA
- the LOC140430306 gene encoding uncharacterized protein — protein sequence MQRIRQRRSQDPSDHSWSETQCEIPTILSSIQSALSEGHCGGTEQVSLAPDTNGGVPVHGNAKQQAERMKGMTEPIVGVSLPDIRHEAEESVNQSQIRARAGERWGALRNEALAARKEDDREIHSPLAQGPNLAFLSLHFDQSCDEDVGNRRFWKLSPPDPLQSQVNLNSSSAVTDSLQSQATEPPSQPLNPPGLGSNIELPASKTQFSAPGSPGQGHPACLSHSLSPNQSLLQGIDLQLLTAAPLSLDVQETLLRSPLFQPKVLLLRLTGQNVRSALPAEWGVQRGDSGGDVEQFQLGSAANFSELNPRPFPWNLRKRPQRTPPDRTIEEQVMLYGSDSPFLSSEESSQSDTSDSEYFPFCSQIQHSGQWRNSIGQFIGSKG from the exons atgcAGCGAATCCGACAGCGGAGGAGCCAGGATCCGAGCG ATCACAGTTGGAGTGAGACGCAGTGTGAAATTCCCACAATCCTCTCCTCAATACAATCTGCCCTGAGTGAAGGACACTGTGGAGGAACAGAGCAAGTCTCCCTTGCGCCCGATACGAATGGAGGAGTGCCAGTCCATGGCAATGCGAAACAGCAGGCAGAGAGGATGAAGGGGATGACCGAGCCGATCGTGGGAGTTTCACTCCCGGACATACGACACGAAGCCGAGGAAAGTGTGAACCAAAGTCAAATCCGTGCAAGAGCCGGTGAGAGGTGGGGAGCTCTGCGGAATGAAGCATTGGCTGCACGGAAGGAGGACGACCGGGAGATTCATTCACCTTTGGCTCAAGGCCCAAATTTAGCTTTCCTTTCTCTGCATTTTGACCAGTCATGTGATGAAGATGTTGGGAACAGGCGGTTCTGGAAGTTGTCCCCACCTGACCCGCTGCAATCTCAGGTGAACCTGAACAGCAGCAGTGCCGTGACGGACTCCCTCCAAAGCCAGGCCACTGAGCCTCCGTCCCAACCACTCAACCCCCCAGGACTGGGGTCAAACATTGAACTTCCTGCCAGTAAAACACAGTTCAGTGCACCTGGTTCACCTGGCCAAGGACATCCTGCTTGCCTGTCACACTCGCTGTCCCCAAACCAGTCTCTGCTGCAGGGCATCGACCTCCAGTTACTCACagcagctcctctctctctggatGTTCAAGAGACACTCTTACGTTCCCCATTGTTCCAGCCCAAGGTTCTTTTGCTCAGATTGACTGGCCAGAATGTGCGATCGGCCCTGCCTGCAGAATGGGGGGTACAGAGAGGTGATTCAGGTGGAGATGTGGAGCAATTCCAGCTTGGTTCTGCAGCTAACTTCTCAGAGCTGAATCCACGCCCCTTTCCGTGGAACCTACGTAAAAGACCCCAGCGGACCCCTCCTGATCGGACTATTGAGGAACAGGTAATGCTGTATGGCTCTGACAGTCCCTTCTTGTCCAGTGAAGAATCCTCACAATCGGACACCAGTGACTCTGAATACTTCCCCTTCTGCAGCCAGATTCAACACTCTGGTCAATGGAGGAACTCAATCGGCCAGTTCATTGGGTCCAAAGGTTGA